A single Streptomyces mirabilis DNA region contains:
- a CDS encoding TetR/AcrR family transcriptional regulator produces the protein MQTSPRRYHHGDLRAALLTRAEETLEERGPGALSLRELARDLGVSHAAPSRHFKDKQALLDALALAGFERLLATLTASQETAGESFADRLGALARTYVGFATANAELLDLMFAVKHDPEASEALVKASQSMGGLAAELITEAQRRGEVREGPLETIAIPIFSTLNGFARLAVSVTLPSETLDRDLEHVIAHTLRGCAPDTPAPR, from the coding sequence ATGCAGACCAGCCCTCGCCGCTACCACCATGGAGACCTGCGCGCCGCACTGCTGACCCGCGCCGAGGAAACACTCGAGGAGAGGGGCCCCGGCGCCCTGTCCCTGCGCGAGCTGGCCCGCGACCTGGGCGTCAGTCACGCGGCCCCGAGCCGGCACTTCAAGGACAAGCAGGCCCTGCTGGACGCGCTGGCCCTGGCCGGCTTCGAACGGCTCCTGGCCACCCTGACCGCGTCGCAGGAGACCGCGGGCGAGTCCTTCGCCGACCGGCTCGGCGCCCTGGCCCGCACCTACGTGGGCTTCGCCACCGCCAACGCGGAACTCCTCGACCTCATGTTCGCCGTCAAGCACGACCCGGAGGCGTCCGAGGCCCTGGTCAAGGCCTCCCAGAGCATGGGGGGCCTGGCCGCGGAACTCATCACGGAGGCCCAGCGCAGGGGCGAGGTCCGCGAAGGACCCCTGGAAACCATCGCCATCCCGATCTTCAGCACCCTCAACGGCTTCGCGCGGCTCGCGGTCAGCGTCACCCTGCCCAGCGAAACCCTGGACAGGGACCTGGAGCACGTCATCGCCCACACCCTCCGCGGCTGCGCCCCGGACACCCCCGCACCGCGCTGA
- a CDS encoding ABC transporter ATP-binding protein, which translates to MADTLTQDARPQGAAGSADALVPTVVADHVDIVYRVNGTGAGRGSATAALNRMLRRKQTEKAAGVRTVHAVKDVSFTAYRGEAIGLIGTNGSGKSTLLKAVAGLLPVENGKIYTDGQPSLLGVNAALMSDLTGERNVYLGGLAMGMSREQVRERYQEIVDFSGINEKGDFITLPMRTYSSGMAARLRFSIAAAKDHDVLMIDEALATGDRSFQKRSEERIRELRKHAGTVFLVSHNNASIRDTCDRVLWLERGELRLDGPTEDVLAEYEKFTGK; encoded by the coding sequence ATGGCTGACACCCTCACGCAGGACGCGCGGCCCCAGGGCGCGGCCGGCAGCGCCGACGCGCTCGTCCCCACCGTCGTCGCCGACCACGTGGACATCGTCTACCGGGTCAACGGCACCGGTGCGGGGCGGGGCAGCGCCACCGCCGCGCTCAACCGCATGCTGCGGCGCAAGCAGACCGAGAAGGCCGCGGGCGTACGCACGGTGCACGCCGTCAAGGACGTGTCCTTCACCGCCTACCGCGGCGAGGCCATCGGGCTGATCGGCACCAACGGCTCGGGCAAGTCCACCCTGCTCAAGGCGGTCGCCGGCCTCCTTCCCGTGGAGAACGGCAAGATCTACACCGACGGTCAGCCCTCGCTGCTCGGCGTCAACGCGGCCCTGATGAGCGACCTCACGGGTGAGCGGAACGTCTACCTCGGCGGGCTCGCCATGGGCATGTCCCGCGAGCAGGTCAGGGAGCGCTACCAGGAGATCGTCGACTTCTCCGGCATCAACGAGAAGGGCGACTTCATCACCCTCCCGATGCGGACGTACTCCTCCGGGATGGCGGCGCGGCTGCGGTTCTCCATCGCGGCGGCCAAGGACCACGACGTGCTGATGATCGACGAGGCCCTCGCCACGGGGGATCGCTCCTTCCAGAAGCGCTCCGAGGAGCGGATCCGGGAGTTGCGCAAGCACGCGGGCACGGTGTTCCTGGTGAGCCACAACAACGCGTCGATCCGGGACACGTGCGACCGCGTGCTCTGGCTGGAGCGGGGGGAGCTTCGGCTGGACGGACCCACGGAGGATGTGCTCGCGGAGTACGAGAAGTTCACGGGGAAGTAG
- a CDS encoding glycosyltransferase, which translates to MTAYSERDVFFVSNSVDELGGVTSWSHQMARLFTERGHRVHVIGITEPAVVQELGELPYPTTTLYDVHPPRVGSARGIKGRLNVAERRLRTERAAGMREQAAKLTRLFRAARPGAVVIVTQVWAMEWVELADTTGLTVIGMSHESFAYSKATSRFGRVQKHYKDVDRMLALTREDADLWIRQGLDNASFMPNPIPFMPEVPSSRTENVVVSVGRLSDQKGIDMLLDTWAEVAPRHPDWTLRIFGSGEDEEILKKQCTALGLDDSVEWMGRTSDVPGALRGGSVFVLSSRGEGFPLALMEAMATALPCAAFDCAPGVHEIIQDGEDGLLAALGNTGELARRLDTLMSDKDLRDRMGETARVNIQRYTTDEIVRRWEDLFSFLER; encoded by the coding sequence GTGACCGCGTACAGCGAGCGGGACGTCTTCTTCGTCTCCAACAGTGTCGACGAGCTCGGCGGTGTGACCAGCTGGTCGCACCAGATGGCCCGGCTGTTCACCGAGCGCGGCCACCGCGTCCACGTCATCGGCATCACCGAGCCCGCGGTCGTCCAGGAGCTCGGCGAACTCCCGTACCCCACCACGACGTTGTACGACGTCCACCCGCCGCGCGTGGGCTCCGCTCGCGGCATCAAGGGGCGGCTCAACGTCGCCGAGCGCAGGCTGCGCACCGAACGGGCGGCGGGCATGCGTGAGCAGGCCGCCAAGCTGACCCGGCTGTTTCGGGCCGCGCGTCCCGGCGCCGTCGTGATCGTCACGCAGGTGTGGGCGATGGAGTGGGTGGAGCTCGCCGACACCACCGGCCTGACCGTCATCGGCATGAGCCACGAGTCCTTCGCGTACTCGAAGGCGACCTCGCGCTTCGGGCGGGTGCAGAAGCACTACAAGGACGTCGACCGGATGCTCGCGCTCACCCGCGAGGACGCCGACCTGTGGATCCGCCAGGGCCTCGACAACGCGTCCTTCATGCCGAACCCGATCCCCTTCATGCCCGAGGTGCCCTCGTCGCGCACCGAGAACGTCGTCGTCAGCGTCGGCCGGCTCTCGGACCAGAAGGGCATCGACATGCTCCTCGACACCTGGGCCGAGGTGGCGCCCCGCCATCCCGACTGGACCTTGCGGATCTTCGGCTCCGGCGAGGACGAGGAGATCCTCAAGAAGCAGTGCACCGCCCTCGGCCTCGACGACTCCGTCGAGTGGATGGGCCGTACCAGCGACGTACCCGGCGCCCTGCGCGGTGGCTCCGTCTTCGTCCTGTCCTCCCGCGGCGAGGGCTTCCCCCTCGCCCTGATGGAGGCCATGGCGACCGCCCTGCCGTGTGCCGCCTTCGACTGTGCTCCCGGCGTGCACGAGATCATCCAGGACGGCGAGGACGGTCTCCTCGCGGCCCTGGGCAACACCGGCGAACTGGCCCGCCGCCTCGACACCCTGATGTCCGACAAGGACCTGCGCGACCGCATGGGCGAGACGGCCCGCGTCAACATCCAGCGCTACACGACGGACGAGATCGTCCGCAGGTGGGAAGACCTCTTCAGCTTCTTGGAGAGGTAG
- a CDS encoding GtrA family protein — protein sequence MNLSEGRAHVGRQAPAPAQPAPPATPPGAIERTRRIVLEVVKFGAVGGSGIAVNFLVFNLLLHGLKWAPMAATVIASCVAMGSNYLGFRFFAYRDRASRTRRQIALFFAFSGIGVIMESALFYIGYHGLGMDTPLGSNLAKALSIVLASAFRFLVYRTWVFEQVKHSR from the coding sequence GTGAACCTCTCCGAGGGGCGGGCCCATGTAGGCCGGCAGGCCCCCGCACCGGCCCAGCCCGCACCTCCCGCCACTCCTCCCGGGGCGATCGAAAGGACCCGGCGGATCGTCCTCGAAGTGGTGAAGTTCGGGGCCGTCGGCGGTAGCGGTATCGCAGTCAACTTCCTGGTCTTCAACCTCCTCCTGCACGGCCTGAAGTGGGCCCCGATGGCCGCCACGGTCATCGCCAGCTGTGTCGCCATGGGCAGCAACTACCTCGGCTTCCGCTTCTTCGCCTACCGTGACCGGGCCTCGCGCACCCGACGCCAGATCGCCCTGTTCTTCGCCTTCAGCGGCATCGGTGTCATCATGGAGAGCGCGCTGTTCTACATCGGCTACCACGGCCTGGGTATGGACACCCCGCTCGGCTCCAACCTCGCCAAGGCGCTGTCGATCGTGCTGGCCTCGGCGTTCCGTTTCCTGGTGTACCGCACCTGGGTGTTCGAACAGGTGAAACACAGCCGTTAG
- a CDS encoding sensor histidine kinase codes for MRETVRQAARATAGLVMSAALAFGTILFITVLLITATLTLAVVGAGLLPETVLLIRRIAGAKRNLVAQWTGKVIPEAYQPIEGPLRQRLRTAVRGPGTLGDFLWMISHYVYGFLGLLTAPLWLLGLPVDGVRQGLLGRSPLVLPLIGRLADLDAAWSTALLKPSPEALLAVRIEELTETRAGAIAAHGAELRRIERDLHDGTQARLVSLSMRIGIAKRAYERDPETALKLLEDAQSQAEEALTELRHVVRGIHPPILTDRGLAGAVRALAASSGLDVTVVVDGLEDGAQSGSRAPAAVEAAAYFVVAESLTNAAKHSGSERAEVRLVRKRGGLSVRVADEGQGGAGGTSQAFGSGGEGGGSGLLGMQRRVAALDGTLLMTSPVGGPTVIEVELPCVW; via the coding sequence ATGCGAGAGACGGTGCGGCAGGCGGCGCGGGCCACGGCCGGCCTTGTCATGTCCGCCGCGTTGGCCTTCGGCACGATCCTCTTCATCACCGTGCTGCTGATCACGGCCACGCTGACGCTCGCGGTCGTCGGCGCCGGGCTGCTGCCCGAGACGGTGCTGCTGATCCGGCGGATCGCCGGGGCCAAGCGGAACCTGGTGGCCCAGTGGACGGGCAAGGTGATCCCCGAGGCCTACCAGCCCATCGAGGGCCCGCTGCGGCAACGACTGCGCACGGCGGTCCGCGGCCCCGGCACGCTCGGCGACTTCCTCTGGATGATCTCCCACTACGTCTACGGCTTCCTCGGACTGCTCACCGCCCCGCTGTGGCTGCTGGGCCTGCCCGTCGACGGCGTACGGCAGGGGCTGCTCGGCCGTTCCCCGCTCGTCCTGCCGCTGATCGGCCGGCTCGCGGACCTCGACGCCGCCTGGTCCACCGCCCTGCTCAAGCCCTCCCCGGAGGCGCTGCTCGCCGTCCGGATCGAGGAGCTGACCGAGACCCGGGCCGGTGCGATCGCCGCGCACGGCGCCGAACTGCGCCGCATCGAGCGCGACCTGCACGACGGCACGCAGGCCCGGCTGGTCTCCCTGTCGATGCGCATCGGCATCGCCAAGCGGGCCTACGAACGCGACCCGGAGACCGCGCTCAAACTTCTCGAGGACGCGCAGAGCCAGGCCGAGGAGGCGCTGACCGAACTGCGCCACGTCGTCCGCGGCATCCACCCGCCGATCCTCACCGACCGGGGACTGGCCGGCGCCGTACGGGCGCTCGCCGCGAGCAGCGGGCTGGACGTCACCGTCGTCGTGGACGGCCTGGAGGACGGGGCGCAGAGCGGGTCCCGGGCCCCGGCGGCGGTCGAGGCGGCGGCGTACTTCGTGGTCGCCGAGTCGCTGACGAACGCGGCCAAGCACAGCGGATCCGAGCGCGCCGAGGTGCGGCTGGTGCGCAAGCGCGGCGGGCTGAGCGTCCGGGTCGCCGACGAGGGGCAGGGTGGTGCTGGGGGCACCTCCCAGGCTTTCGGCTCTGGGGGCGAGGGGGGCGGCTCCGGGCTGCTCGGTATGCAGCGACGTGTGGCCGCGCTCGACGGGACCCTGCTGATGACCAGCCCCGTCGGGGGGCCGACCGTGATCGAGGTGGAGCTGCCGTGCGTGTGGTGA
- a CDS encoding ABC transporter permease yields MSQVLHTPPTSVPPTDDPAALAARYGLTVSGARPTLPEYVRQLWARRHFITAFATAKLTAQYSQAKLGQVWQVANPLLNAAVYYFIFGVLLGTKHGVADFVPFLVTGVFIWTFTQSSIMAGTRAISGSLGLVRALHFPRAALPVSYAIQQLQQLLFSMAALVVILLCFGIPVSASWLLVVPILTLQFVFNAGVAMVMARMGAKTPDIAQLMPFVLRTWMYVSGVMWSIASTLKHSHMPHWAMVALESNPAAVYIDLTRYALIDSFHAHQLPHHVWALAIGWALLAGVGGFIYFWKAEETYGRG; encoded by the coding sequence GTGAGCCAGGTCCTCCACACACCGCCGACGTCGGTTCCCCCCACCGACGATCCCGCGGCGCTCGCCGCCCGGTACGGCCTCACCGTCAGCGGCGCCCGCCCGACCCTGCCGGAATACGTCCGCCAGCTCTGGGCACGGCGTCACTTCATCACCGCCTTCGCCACCGCCAAGCTCACCGCCCAGTACAGCCAGGCGAAGCTCGGCCAGGTCTGGCAGGTGGCGAACCCGCTGCTGAACGCGGCGGTCTACTACTTCATCTTCGGTGTGCTGCTCGGCACCAAGCACGGCGTGGCGGACTTCGTGCCGTTCCTGGTCACCGGCGTCTTCATCTGGACCTTCACGCAGAGCTCGATCATGGCGGGCACCCGGGCGATCTCCGGCAGCCTCGGCCTGGTCCGCGCCCTGCACTTCCCGCGGGCCGCGCTGCCGGTGTCGTACGCCATCCAGCAGCTCCAGCAGCTGCTGTTCTCGATGGCCGCGCTGGTCGTCATCCTGCTCTGCTTCGGCATTCCGGTGAGCGCGTCGTGGCTGCTCGTCGTGCCCATCCTGACGCTGCAGTTCGTCTTCAACGCGGGCGTGGCGATGGTCATGGCGCGCATGGGCGCCAAGACGCCGGACATCGCGCAGCTCATGCCGTTCGTGCTGCGCACCTGGATGTACGTCTCCGGTGTCATGTGGAGCATCGCCTCGACGCTCAAGCACAGCCACATGCCGCACTGGGCGATGGTCGCCCTGGAGAGCAACCCGGCCGCCGTCTACATCGACCTGACGCGCTACGCGCTGATCGACAGCTTCCACGCCCACCAGCTGCCGCACCACGTGTGGGCGCTGGCGATCGGCTGGGCGCTGCTCGCCGGAGTCGGCGGCTTCATCTACTTCTGGAAGGCCGAGGAGACGTACGGACGTGGCTGA
- a CDS encoding response regulator transcription factor codes for MRVVIAEDNALLREGMVLLLTSAGHEVVAVAGSGPEVLPALLKHRPDVAVLDVRMPPGFRDEGLRAALEARKEIPGLPVLVLSQYVEESYAAELLGGGASGVGYLLKDRVGRVDEFLDALDRVATGGTALDPEVVTELLTRRRDDPLDTLTPREREVLKLMAEGRDNTTIAKTMVVTERAVSKHIGNVFLKLGLPPSDSGHRRVLAVLAYLNRDS; via the coding sequence GTGCGTGTGGTGATCGCCGAGGACAACGCCCTCCTGCGGGAGGGGATGGTGCTGCTGCTGACCTCCGCCGGGCACGAGGTCGTGGCTGTCGCGGGCAGCGGCCCCGAGGTGCTGCCCGCCCTCCTCAAGCACCGGCCGGACGTCGCCGTGCTCGACGTCCGGATGCCGCCGGGCTTCCGCGACGAGGGCCTGCGCGCGGCCCTGGAGGCACGCAAGGAGATCCCCGGCCTGCCGGTGCTCGTGCTCTCCCAGTACGTCGAGGAGTCGTACGCCGCCGAACTGCTCGGCGGTGGTGCGAGCGGGGTCGGCTATCTGCTCAAGGACCGGGTGGGCAGGGTCGACGAGTTCCTCGACGCGCTCGACCGGGTCGCGACGGGCGGTACGGCTCTCGACCCCGAGGTGGTCACCGAGCTCCTCACCCGCCGCCGTGACGACCCGCTCGACACGCTCACGCCCCGCGAGCGCGAGGTCCTGAAGCTGATGGCCGAAGGCCGCGACAACACGACCATCGCGAAGACCATGGTCGTCACGGAACGCGCCGTCAGCAAGCACATCGGCAACGTCTTCCTGAAGCTGGGCCTGCCGCCGAGCGACAGCGGCCACCGCCGGGTACTCGCGGTACTGGCGTACCTCAACAGGGACTCGTAA
- a CDS encoding bifunctional glycosyltransferase/CDP-glycerol:glycerophosphate glycerophosphotransferase → MSVDHPCPPAETAAVPAVSVVVIVYNDASRLTTAVRSVLDQTLRGVEVVIVDDRSTDGSYDVAQRLAAAHPDRVRAFRLPENSGGCGAPRNHGIQQARGDYVLFLDSDDVLERNACRNMLEAAESTGADLVSGLCVRVHVDSRTGKEVKWYPWLYDRTRTLESISELPDLLVFDTLSTNKCYRRQFLLDEGLQFPVGIHYEDLLFSAQAYVAARRITLIPNRVYDWRIVEKAAAKSISNRRDEIANFTHRMEIHRRVDQLLADHGLLELKFAKDVKWLKHDLVLHLRELPFRDEAYRQEFAQIARAYLESIDRIAFDEIEPIHAICAYLLHESDWDNLLPAVDTLSNRDKISSPLVEHDGRVYWCAEHIEHDAFARHVLDVTELGYHTKPVEKMFLRNALTGYAEADGTVRLAGRITNPLGVIPPDARLSAQLEFYARRPGVRFQTFRFPVATVRHEGEAIAWEASADLAKGLRPLGIVDAVWDVRLHLAVAGEGEGAKTVRTTTRLTASEPELAQGHLPVRPRLTRLVADRIEPEVSSRGHLSFQLVPDKKANELVQRGVQGPTGRLAKTGYRKAKALRKELASGDTKLRVYHDVFSRLPVKKGLVVFESHLGRQYSDSPKAIYEEMRRQGIEFEAVWAYADSPQGFPEDATLVRRWSLPYLKALAQAEYWVDNQSYPLKVTKRPETTYIQTWHGSALKRMGFDEPEWKLKSREEQAEQQRTLDRFDRFLIRSEHDVHTLARAFRLQERTLLRVGYPRNDALVQAKQREEATGQRERGALAAEFGIPEDKQILLYAPTFRQRGGKRRFELPFDVERFADTFGDRYVLLVRSHYLNHVVLPPSVRGRIIDVTNYHDMTPLLALADGLITDYSSVMFDYSLLDRPMFFFTYDYDEYVHEGRGTYFDLLERAPGPVVRTEDELHAVLDSLEEQKVKYAAPRERFVADFGEFDQGNAAQSIVDQFFSQWRRA, encoded by the coding sequence ATGAGTGTGGATCACCCCTGCCCGCCAGCAGAAACAGCAGCCGTGCCCGCCGTGTCCGTGGTCGTGATCGTCTACAACGACGCGTCCCGGCTGACGACGGCCGTGCGCTCCGTTCTCGACCAGACCCTGCGTGGTGTCGAGGTCGTCATCGTCGACGACCGCAGCACGGACGGCTCGTACGACGTGGCTCAGCGGCTGGCCGCCGCGCACCCGGACCGCGTCCGGGCCTTCAGGCTGCCCGAGAACAGTGGCGGCTGCGGTGCCCCCCGCAACCACGGCATCCAGCAGGCCCGCGGCGACTACGTCCTCTTCCTCGACAGTGACGACGTCCTGGAGCGCAACGCCTGCCGCAACATGCTGGAGGCCGCCGAGTCCACCGGCGCCGACCTCGTCTCCGGCCTGTGCGTGCGTGTGCACGTCGACTCGCGCACCGGCAAGGAGGTCAAGTGGTACCCCTGGCTGTACGACCGCACCCGCACCCTGGAGTCCATCTCCGAGCTTCCCGACCTGCTGGTCTTCGACACGCTGTCGACCAACAAGTGCTACCGCAGGCAGTTCCTGCTCGATGAGGGCCTTCAGTTCCCGGTCGGGATCCACTACGAGGACCTGCTGTTCTCCGCGCAGGCCTACGTGGCCGCCCGACGCATCACGCTCATCCCGAACCGGGTGTACGACTGGCGGATCGTCGAGAAGGCGGCCGCCAAGTCCATCAGCAACCGGCGTGACGAGATCGCCAACTTCACGCACCGCATGGAGATCCACCGCCGGGTCGACCAGCTCCTCGCCGACCACGGCCTGCTGGAGCTGAAGTTCGCCAAGGACGTCAAGTGGCTCAAGCACGACCTGGTGCTGCACCTGCGCGAGCTGCCCTTCCGTGACGAGGCCTACCGCCAGGAGTTCGCGCAGATCGCGCGTGCCTACCTGGAGTCGATCGACCGCATCGCCTTCGACGAGATCGAGCCGATCCACGCCATCTGCGCGTACCTCCTCCACGAGAGCGACTGGGACAACCTGCTGCCCGCCGTGGACACGCTCAGCAACCGCGACAAGATCTCCTCGCCGCTCGTCGAGCACGACGGACGCGTGTACTGGTGCGCCGAGCACATCGAGCACGACGCCTTCGCCCGGCACGTCCTGGACGTCACCGAGCTCGGCTACCACACCAAGCCGGTCGAGAAGATGTTCCTGCGCAACGCGCTGACCGGATACGCGGAGGCCGACGGCACCGTCCGGCTGGCCGGGCGCATCACCAACCCGCTCGGTGTGATCCCGCCCGACGCCCGGCTCTCCGCGCAGCTGGAGTTCTACGCCCGCCGTCCGGGCGTGCGCTTCCAGACCTTCCGCTTCCCCGTGGCCACCGTGCGGCACGAGGGCGAGGCCATCGCCTGGGAGGCCTCGGCCGACCTCGCCAAGGGCCTGCGCCCGCTCGGCATCGTGGACGCGGTCTGGGACGTACGCCTCCACCTCGCCGTCGCCGGTGAGGGCGAAGGCGCCAAGACCGTCCGCACCACGACCCGGCTCACGGCCTCCGAGCCCGAGCTGGCCCAGGGGCACCTGCCCGTCCGGCCCCGCCTCACCCGCCTGGTCGCCGACCGCATCGAGCCCGAGGTCTCCTCCCGCGGCCACCTCTCCTTCCAGCTCGTCCCGGACAAGAAGGCCAACGAACTCGTCCAGCGCGGTGTGCAGGGCCCGACCGGGCGGCTCGCCAAGACCGGCTACCGCAAGGCCAAGGCGCTGCGCAAGGAACTCGCCTCCGGTGACACCAAGCTCCGCGTCTACCACGACGTGTTCAGCCGCCTGCCCGTCAAGAAGGGCCTCGTCGTCTTCGAGAGCCACCTGGGCCGGCAGTACAGCGACAGCCCCAAGGCCATCTACGAGGAGATGCGCCGCCAGGGCATCGAGTTCGAGGCCGTGTGGGCCTACGCGGACAGTCCCCAGGGCTTCCCGGAGGACGCCACCCTCGTACGCCGCTGGTCGCTGCCGTATCTCAAGGCGCTCGCGCAGGCCGAGTACTGGGTGGACAACCAGAGCTACCCGCTGAAGGTCACCAAGCGGCCCGAGACGACGTACATCCAGACCTGGCACGGTTCGGCGCTCAAGCGGATGGGCTTCGACGAGCCGGAGTGGAAGCTCAAGTCCCGTGAGGAGCAGGCCGAGCAGCAGCGCACCCTCGACCGCTTCGACCGCTTCCTGATCCGCTCCGAGCACGATGTGCACACTCTCGCGCGGGCGTTCCGGCTCCAGGAGCGGACGCTGCTGCGGGTGGGCTACCCGCGCAACGACGCGCTCGTCCAGGCCAAGCAGCGCGAGGAGGCCACCGGGCAGCGGGAGCGCGGCGCACTGGCGGCCGAGTTCGGCATCCCGGAGGACAAGCAGATCCTGCTGTACGCGCCGACCTTCCGGCAGCGCGGCGGCAAGCGCCGGTTCGAGCTGCCCTTCGACGTGGAGCGCTTCGCCGACACCTTCGGCGACCGCTATGTCCTCCTGGTCCGCTCGCACTACCTCAACCACGTCGTGCTGCCGCCCTCCGTGCGCGGCCGGATCATCGACGTGACGAACTACCACGACATGACCCCCCTGCTGGCGCTCGCCGACGGTCTGATCACCGACTACTCGTCCGTGATGTTCGACTACTCCCTCCTCGACCGCCCGATGTTCTTCTTCACGTACGACTACGACGAGTACGTGCACGAGGGCCGCGGAACCTATTTCGACCTGCTGGAGAGGGCCCCCGGCCCGGTCGTCCGCACCGAGGACGAGCTGCACGCGGTCCTGGACTCGCTGGAGGAGCAGAAGGTGAAGTACGCGGCCCCGCGCGAGCGGTTCGTCGCCGACTTCGGCGAGTTCGACCAGGGCAACGCCGCGCAGAGCATCGTCGACCAGTTCTTCTCCCAGTGGAGGCGCGCGTGA
- a CDS encoding ADP-ribosylglycohydrolase family protein, which yields MPRPQERAIGTVLGSAVGDALGAPFEFGPEGAFSARFPAAGHGGEMCGGGGWDPGEATDDTQMAVLVGESLMDHDALELPDIFRRFQRWAAADPKDIGLQTEAVLTSGDPWNLAAALHFQVSQRAAGNGALMRAATSAVYFARQGRDTTMEAGRRIAALTHGDRAAWEGTAIFHELIRVALDGGDPVAAVPEVLEAVHPDHRARYAVVLADAWHPDQATEFNGAVWPCLGSALWAVRSTSSYENAVRAAVDLGGDTDTVAAVTGGLAGAVYGVGGIPGPWVAALHVPLPGFGGRVLGAAELGVLARRLAG from the coding sequence ATGCCCCGCCCTCAAGAACGCGCCATCGGCACCGTTCTCGGCTCCGCCGTGGGAGACGCCCTCGGCGCACCCTTCGAGTTCGGGCCCGAGGGAGCCTTCTCGGCCCGCTTCCCTGCCGCCGGGCACGGCGGGGAAATGTGCGGAGGGGGCGGCTGGGACCCGGGCGAGGCGACCGACGACACCCAGATGGCGGTGCTGGTCGGCGAGTCCCTGATGGACCACGACGCCCTCGAACTCCCCGACATCTTCCGCAGATTCCAGCGCTGGGCCGCCGCCGACCCCAAGGACATCGGCCTGCAGACCGAGGCCGTGCTCACCAGCGGAGACCCCTGGAACCTCGCCGCGGCCCTGCACTTCCAGGTCAGCCAACGGGCGGCCGGGAACGGGGCGTTGATGCGGGCGGCCACGTCCGCCGTGTACTTCGCGCGGCAGGGGCGGGACACCACCATGGAGGCCGGCCGCCGCATCGCCGCGCTCACCCACGGCGACCGCGCGGCGTGGGAAGGCACCGCGATCTTCCATGAGTTGATCCGGGTCGCGCTCGACGGCGGCGATCCGGTCGCCGCCGTACCGGAAGTCCTGGAGGCCGTGCATCCCGACCATCGGGCTCGGTACGCCGTCGTCCTCGCCGACGCCTGGCACCCCGATCAGGCCACGGAGTTCAACGGGGCGGTGTGGCCCTGCCTCGGCTCCGCACTGTGGGCGGTGCGGAGCACGAGCTCGTACGAGAACGCGGTGCGGGCCGCCGTCGATCTCGGCGGCGACACGGACACCGTCGCCGCCGTCACGGGCGGGCTGGCCGGAGCCGTCTACGGGGTGGGCGGGATTCCTGGGCCGTGGGTGGCGGCGCTGCACGTGCCGTTGCCGGGGTTCGGCGGGCGGGTGCTGGGGGCGGCCGAACTCGGCGTACTGGCCCGGCGGCTGGCCGGCTGA
- a CDS encoding TetR/AcrR family transcriptional regulator: protein MTTNADTTSAAANAGSAAGKAPRRRAPAGAAVLREDVTEAIRAAVFEELAAVGYARMSIEGIARRAGVGKTAVYRRWRSKLHLVLDLVSAIAIQGLPAPDTGSLEGDLRLLYEVTSRALRHPVAGQIIPDLQAEAARNPDIADAMQKALREGQQGVASGIVAAAAARGEVREGIDQELALDLMSGPLYWRAVVVRGPKLPKGYLASLARATAAALRAL from the coding sequence ATGACGACGAACGCCGACACCACGAGTGCCGCCGCGAACGCGGGGAGTGCTGCCGGGAAGGCCCCGCGTCGTAGGGCTCCGGCGGGGGCGGCCGTGCTGCGCGAGGACGTGACCGAGGCGATCCGGGCCGCCGTCTTCGAGGAGCTCGCGGCCGTCGGCTACGCCCGCATGTCCATCGAGGGCATCGCGCGCCGCGCGGGCGTCGGCAAGACGGCGGTGTACCGGCGATGGCGTTCGAAACTGCACCTGGTGCTCGACCTGGTCTCCGCCATCGCGATCCAGGGACTGCCCGCCCCCGACACGGGCTCCTTGGAGGGCGACCTGCGCCTGCTGTACGAGGTCACCTCCCGTGCGCTACGCCACCCCGTGGCCGGCCAGATCATCCCGGACCTCCAGGCGGAGGCGGCCCGCAACCCCGACATCGCGGACGCCATGCAGAAGGCGCTGCGGGAAGGCCAGCAGGGAGTGGCGAGCGGGATCGTCGCGGCTGCGGCCGCGCGGGGCGAGGTGCGCGAGGGGATCGACCAGGAACTCGCGCTCGACCTCATGTCGGGCCCGCTGTACTGGCGGGCGGTGGTGGTCCGCGGGCCCAAGCTGCCGAAGGGGTACCTGGCGAGCCTGGCCCGGGCCACGGCGGCGGCGCTGCGGGCGCTGTGA